The nucleotide window AAAGACCCCGTCAATGTGCCGATGTCTTACAATGTTGATTTGGCAAAGGTTGCGGATGCTTATCGCCGCTACGGCACCATTCCAAAAGATTGCGTAAATCAATTAGGTCAAGGATTGAAATGCTTCCAAGACATCTGCTCTGCAAAGGCCGCAGATTTCTTTGAACGCCTCACTGGCGGAAAAGTTACTACGATTTCGATTCAAGATGCCAACGGCCACAATGACAACGGTTTCTCTTCCAACTCATACCAAAGAAGAGCCTGGGTGAAGTCAGATCTTTGCACAGGCGAAACTGTATTCAATTTCTCATGTAGAGAAAATGGGTCGGGATTCTATGTTGGTGGCACAGACGGAAATATGTGGGGAGCAAGTGGCTCCTGCAAAAAATATATTAGAGAAGGGCGCTGGAAATAATGATCTCTAAAGCTATTCTTGCAGCTGCTATTATTCTGGTTTCTTCTGTTTCATTGGCTTTTTCAATCAACAGCCGTTATGCCATCAATGAAAAAGGTGCCTACATCAAAGAAACTCAAGTTCTTTGTGATATGAATGAGGCCGAATATTGTCAGGTACTCTGCAAACAAGATAACGAGTGTCGCAGAACTGAACCTTATTGCTTAAATTGCGCCGGAACAACCTCCACTGTTTTGAGAACTCTGTTTAGTCAAATTTCTCAAAATTATGTTCCCACTCAAACGGAAATTCCAACATCTGCGATTGTTCGATATTTAGCTACTACGAATTATATCTTGATCGGCGCTAAAAGCGTTTACAACTACTACAAGCCACTCAACTCTGGAGAGTTCCTAAGTAATCTTCAGGCGCTATGCCCGACGCCTACGGATGATCCTCTTTTGGCAATTAAACTTTCACCGGTGCAAGAACCGGAAAAAATGAGCTTCATCCTGTGTAAAAGTGCGGATGGAAGAACTCAAGCCTTCGATGTCAGTCCTCGCCAGCCAGGCTTAGGCAATCAAGTGCTGGGTTCACAAATTAAACTAAGTCTTCAATAGGTACGTATTTAATAACAAAACCCCAAAAGGGAAATTAAGGAGAATCAATGAAAAAAATTATGATGATGCTCGCGGCAGTTACTATGTTCGCAGCAGCTCAAAATGCGAACGCGATTTCTTTGCGTTTCAAATTCAAAACTTTCAGCTCTGGTCCAAGCATGTACGCGTGTAACGCGGGTATCATGACTCCGGCTGAAACTAAAAAGGTTTGTTACTTCGAAGGTACTACAAACACTTGTACACCAACTACATGTGATAACACACAAGCAGTTTGTGACACTCGTTGCGTTTGTACTGGTGCTTCAGGTGGCGACTACTTGATGAACTACGGTAAAGTAGAATATCAAGACTGGAAAGACAATGGTGACACTTCTTCTGCTACAGGAGCTGGTTCTACGACTTTCTCTTCTGCTTCACCTAACCAAAACAACTGGACACAAGCTTATGATGATTCAACAGCTTGGGGCCGTACAATCAAAAATCTTTCTTTCAACTTGGGTTCTGAACTTTATGGCGCGAAATATTTCGTAGACATCTGCTTCCGTGGTCCTCAAATTGAGTACTTCGAAGACGGTGTTGTAGCTTCTTTCAACTTGAAAGCTCAAGCTAACGCGACTGATTTCTTGGCAACTGGTGTAAATGGTGGCGACAACAATCGTGATGGTTTGGTTATCCCTGGAACAGTTGACGGCAAAAAATACACTGAACTTGCTGGTTTGAAAGTTCAAGCTTTCGTAGTTTGCGATAAGCAAGGCGAAGGTACTTACAAATATGCTCGCAACAACTCTGGTTCTTACAACACAACTATCAACGAAGCGATCTTCGCAGGATTCAACTCTGCAGGCATTCCTTCAACTGGTGGCGACTTGTTCGTAGCTGGCTCTCAAGCAACTCTTGGAACTGGTAACGTTTCATTGGTTGATGGCTGGGTAAACCAAAACAACACTCACACTCCACGTTTCTGTAAAGTTCGTTATGTATTCACAGAATCAAACGCTGCGACTGC belongs to Bdellovibrio svalbardensis and includes:
- a CDS encoding protease produces the protein MKKIMMMLAAVTMFAAAQNANAISLRFKFKTFSSGPSMYACNAGIMTPAETKKVCYFEGTTNTCTPTTCDNTQAVCDTRCVCTGASGGDYLMNYGKVEYQDWKDNGDTSSATGAGSTTFSSASPNQNNWTQAYDDSTAWGRTIKNLSFNLGSELYGAKYFVDICFRGPQIEYFEDGVVASFNLKAQANATDFLATGVNGGDNNRDGLVIPGTVDGKKYTELAGLKVQAFVVCDKQGEGTYKYARNNSGSYNTTINEAIFAGFNSAGIPSTGGDLFVAGSQATLGTGNVSLVDGWVNQNNTHTPRFCKVRYVFTESNAATATPNFRKWQRHGAEMCTFTDIEEGATSEGLN